The sequence TGTCGGGCGTGAAGTACATGCGGCCGCGAAAGAACGACGGCTCGATGAACCAGTTACGGATGTTGCGGCGCCTGGCGGCGTAGAAGCTCGCGATCACCGAGAGAAAGCCGCCGAGCTCCTGCACCAGCTCGACGCGCTTGCCTTGCTGCTCCAGCCGGTCGAGCACCGTTTCCATCGCATTGGCATAGATCATGAAGCGCCGGCGCAGCGCGGCCGTATCGCGGATGCCGAAGGTGAAGCGCTCATGGCTGAACAGGAAATTGGTGCCGTCGAGGCAGTAGGCAGCGACGCGCGCATCGAACGCGCTGCGGTCGTCGGGCGCGGGGCCGGCCTTGAGGCCCTCGCGGTACATGTTCGTGACAGGCACGCCCTCGGCCGCCGACATCTCGGCGCTGCGATCGTCGAAGGCGAGCAGCTCGACCTCATCGCCGGCTGCGCGCAGCCGTTGCGCGACCGGAATCCAGAACCGGGTCTGGTATTCGGCGAGCGTGGTGATGAGAATGGTTCTTGCAGATGTGGTCATGGTCTATCGGGCGGGTTCGATGGCAATGCTCGCGAGCGGCAAGCCTGTCGTCGCGCAGTGCGCGCGTGTTGCGGTGAATTGCGACGGGCTTGCACGGTCATGCGTTGCGATCCGCTGCAGCAGCGTCCTGACGAAGACCGGCTCGATCCGCTTGTCGCGCCGGGCGGGGTTGAATCGGCTGCGCAGCCGTTCGGTGACGGCCGATCCGAGCACGGCGCTGGCTGCGCCCTTGACGATCTGGCCGATGCTCGGCTTGTCGCGCGTGCCCTTCACGGTCGCAAGCAGCGAGAGGTAAGGCCGGCGCGAACTGCCTGCAGCAGTCAGGACATCGGCGACCCGCTCGGCGGCTTGTCCATCGTTGAGATGGAAGAAGGCCTCGATATCGGCGGCATGAACACGCGCGAAATCGAAGGTCTCGGTCTCGCGCTCGATGTGGTCGATCGCGCCAAGCAATTCGTCGAACGAAGCGACCGCGCGGCTCACGCGCGCGGGCAGCGCGGCGTGACCGGCGGTGACCTGTGTGTTCAGATATTCGAGCTGCAGCGGCAGTTTTCCGAGCAGCACGGATTCGACGGCGGTGCCGCAGTTGAGATGCACGACCGCGGCCGCGTTGCGGATGCGGTCGAGCACGCTGCCGGTGCCGTCGATCAGGACGTTGGAATGGCGCGCGAGCGCGTTGCGATAGACGTCCTCGCTCTCGAAGGGATGCGGCCGCACGAGAATGGTGCGGTCGGGCCGCGCGGCGGCGAGCCGGTCGATCTCGGCGAGGTAGTTCGCGAAGACCTGCTTCAGGTCCGCGATGAAGCGGTCGACATAGGCACCGTCCCAGCCGGCCCGCACCATCGCCTCGCGCTCGCCGCCCGGCTTGCCGGTAAAGCGCGAATTGACCAGCGGGAAATTGGCGTTGACGAGCAGATAGCCGCGCGGCTCGCCGTCAAGCAGCGCGCGCCAGCGGGGCGCTGCGAAGTCGAAGCGCGGGCATCCGCTGAGGTGAAGCTGCTCCGGCTTCATGGTTCCCGCCGCCAGGAAGGCATCGTGGAGCCGGCTGCCCCAGAAGAAATAGCCCGAGAGGATGTCGGCGTAGCCACTGCCCTTGACGTGCGCGGCCATCGCCGGCGGCGAGTTACCGCCCTTCTCGGCGAGCACGCCGCCTTCGGTGTCGAGCACGTAAAGCGCAAGGCCAGCCTTGGCGAAGCTACGCATCAGGTCGAGATTGACCGGGCGCGCATAGTTGACGACCAGCGCGTCGAGCCCGAGCCGTGGCACGTCGACGGCCTGCTCGTACATCGGCACCAGTACGACCGAGACGCCGCGCCGCGCGAGTTGATAGCCGAGCATGACTGCACCCGGCAGGTCACGCTTGGGGTGATCGACCACCAGGCCTATGCGCACCGTTTACGTCTCCTCGTGTCGACCAAGGCGGTCATCGATCTCCCGAACATGTCGGTGCAGGTTAACAAGCTAGGTCGACGCCCAGCCGAAGCGATGGCCCAGTTCCGCGAAGATCGCCCGCTGGCGGTCTTCCAGAACGAGAAAATACTGAATGGCCCAGCTCGCCATGCAGAACGAGGCGATCGCAAGCCCGAGTCCCCAGAAGCTGTCGATTGCCAAATGGTCTGCAAGCTCGAGCAGCAGCAGGCCCAAGACCACGAGAATGACGGCCTGGGCGAGAAGTGCTCTAAGGAGGCGGTAGGAGTCAAGCTGCAACCCGCGGCTCACGGCCGCGATCTGCAACGGCAGAATGACGGCGTTCCCAACTACCTGGCCGAGGATCAGCGCTCGTTCGTCGAACAGGTGCAGCGTCGCAACCGCCACTGCGGCCCACACCGCCAATTGATAGATCATGAGCCGGTTCAGGCGCGACTGCACGTCCGTGCGGGTCAGGAACATGACGTTGCCGAAGGCGAGGTACTGAGCGCAGATCGGAACCACGAAGCTCAGGCCCATCCAGAACGCGTAGGGAGCCATCTGCGGTCCAATCCATGCCTGCATGATCTCGCGCGACAGCATGGCGGCCGCCATCAGCGGCGGTACCGTGAACATGGGCAGGATGATGAGGCCGAATTCACCGAGGCGCTGGAACGCTGCAGCATTGCCGCGTTCGTCCAGGCGGCTTGCCACCGGCAGCAAGGCGGACGTCAGGAGACCGACGACGACCTTTGACACCCGGGGCAGCCGGACCAGCGTATCGTA is a genomic window of Bradyrhizobium sp. CB1717 containing:
- a CDS encoding surface carbohydrate biosynthesis protein; this translates as MRIGLVVDHPKRDLPGAVMLGYQLARRGVSVVLVPMYEQAVDVPRLGLDALVVNYARPVNLDLMRSFAKAGLALYVLDTEGGVLAEKGGNSPPAMAAHVKGSGYADILSGYFFWGSRLHDAFLAAGTMKPEQLHLSGCPRFDFAAPRWRALLDGEPRGYLLVNANFPLVNSRFTGKPGGEREAMVRAGWDGAYVDRFIADLKQVFANYLAEIDRLAAARPDRTILVRPHPFESEDVYRNALARHSNVLIDGTGSVLDRIRNAAAVVHLNCGTAVESVLLGKLPLQLEYLNTQVTAGHAALPARVSRAVASFDELLGAIDHIERETETFDFARVHAADIEAFFHLNDGQAAERVADVLTAAGSSRRPYLSLLATVKGTRDKPSIGQIVKGAASAVLGSAVTERLRSRFNPARRDKRIEPVFVRTLLQRIATHDRASPSQFTATRAHCATTGLPLASIAIEPAR